The Candidatus Binatia bacterium genome includes the window GCGTCGCGGATCTCGTCGTGGATCTGCTGCACGAGCGCGCTTGCCAGCTCCGGGTCGAGGTACGCCCCGCTCGCGTCGCCGCTCTCGCCGCGCACCGCCTGCGCGCGCAGCACCTCCGGCAGCTCGCTCCCGGGCGCGCTCGCCGCGCGCGCCGCGGCGGCAGGCGCGCCGTCGAGCAGCCCCTTGCCCTCGCACTCGAGGACGAAGTGCCCGGGGATCTCGTCCGCGACGAAGAAGTCCGCGACCGCACCGTCGACACAGGCTTCGTTCGTGGGAAACACGCCGTGCGTGTAGGAGCGCGTGTTGTAGATCAGGCTCGCGTTGCCGAGCAGCTCGTAGGTCGCGAGCGCGCCCGCGAGCGGCGTCGCGGGGTCGTACTGGTCCTGCACCATGAGGATGTTCGGCACGCGCCGAGCGCGATCCACGTCCGGCTGCACGACCGTCGGCCCGCCCCACTCGTCCGTGCAGTTGAGCCCCCCGAAGAACGCGGGCGCGACCTCACGCAGCTCCGCGATCTGCTGGTTCCAGTACGCCGGATCGGTGGGCGACGGGGTGTCGTTGCAGACCACCGCAATGTTGACCGCAGTGTCCGCAGGGACCTCTACCGGCTCGGTGTCCTCCTGCTCGAGCTCGAGGGCCCAGAAGAACAGCGCTTCGGCTGCCTCGCGCATCTGCTGATCGATCGCATCGTCCGGTGCGAAGCGGCGCTCGGCGATGCGCCGCATTACCTCGTCCGGCGGCGCGTCGGGGAACTCGCGCATCACCTCGGCGACGCCCTTCGCCGCACCGAGCTGGACGACCACCTCGTCCGCGCGTCTCTGCGAGAACAGCCTCAAGTAGAGCTCGCCGCTCAGCACGGTCTGCAGCTCGACCGGCAGCGAGCCGAAGATGCCGCGGATCTCCTGCGGCGACGTGCCGAGCCCGAAGGTCGCGTCCTTCGTCGCGGCGTACGGGCTGACGATCTCGTCAAGCACAAATTGCAGTGCAGGCGGCTGATTGAGGCCAATGGTCGTGAGCGTCCCCGTCGCATAGTCGAAGACGCTGTCGATCACCATGCGGTCGACGCGCTCGGGAAAGCGGCTCGCGTACCAGATGCCGAGCCAGGTGCCGTACGAATAGCCGAGGTAGCTGAGCTTCTCGTCACCGAGCGCCCGACGGACGAGGTCCATGTCGCGCACGACCGCGTCGGTGTTGATGTACGGCGTGAGCGGGTTCGCCTGGCACGCCCGCGCGTTGAGAAGCTGGTTCTCGTAACTCGCGGCCAGGTTCTCCGGCGTGAAGAGGACCGTGGGCAGGAACGCCACGCGATAGGGCTCGTCGGAATGGCAGGTCAGATTCGTGCTCGAGCCCACCCCGCGCGGCGAGAAGCCGATCACGTCGTACTCGTCCGAGACCCGCCGCAGCTGGGCGCCGAGCGGCGTCGACGGATCGGCCAGGGCGAAGAGCGCTCCTATCCTCACCCCGAGGCGGAGGCCGTCGCCGCCCGGGCCGCCGGGGTTCACGAAGATCGCGTTGCGTCGCCGCGACGGATCGCCCGCCGCGACGCGCGACAGCGCGAAGTCGATCGTGCCCTTGCGCGGGTCGTCGTGATCGAGCGGCACCGCAACCGTCGCGCACTGGAGCCGCTCGCCGAGCTGCTTGATGCTGTCCGGATCGCTGACCGACGGATCGCAATCGTGCCACGCGATCTCCGGCGTCGGCGGCGCGGGTGCGTCCGAGCACGCGGCCAGCATGGCCGCGGCCAGGTAAGTCGCGAGGATCCTCGTCTT containing:
- a CDS encoding alpha/beta fold hydrolase, translated to MGARSKTRILATYLAAAMLAACSDAPAPPTPEIAWHDCDPSVSDPDSIKQLGERLQCATVAVPLDHDDPRKGTIDFALSRVAAGDPSRRRNAIFVNPGGPGGDGLRLGVRIGALFALADPSTPLGAQLRRVSDEYDVIGFSPRGVGSSTNLTCHSDEPYRVAFLPTVLFTPENLAASYENQLLNARACQANPLTPYINTDAVVRDMDLVRRALGDEKLSYLGYSYGTWLGIWYASRFPERVDRMVIDSVFDYATGTLTTIGLNQPPALQFVLDEIVSPYAATKDATFGLGTSPQEIRGIFGSLPVELQTVLSGELYLRLFSQRRADEVVVQLGAAKGVAEVMREFPDAPPDEVMRRIAERRFAPDDAIDQQMREAAEALFFWALELEQEDTEPVEVPADTAVNIAVVCNDTPSPTDPAYWNQQIAELREVAPAFFGGLNCTDEWGGPTVVQPDVDRARRVPNILMVQDQYDPATPLAGALATYELLGNASLIYNTRSYTHGVFPTNEACVDGAVADFFVADEIPGHFVLECEGKGLLDGAPAAAARAASAPGSELPEVLRAQAVRGESGDASGAYLDPELASALVQQIHDEIRDA